In Gossypium hirsutum isolate 1008001.06 chromosome D01, Gossypium_hirsutum_v2.1, whole genome shotgun sequence, the genomic window AAGGGCCGACGAATCGGTTGTTACTTAAATCGAGTTCGAATAAGTGAGAGAGATTGGATAACGTTTGTGGGACGATGCCACAGAAGCGGTTGCTGTTGAGGTGGATAAGAGCAAGGTCGGTGAGAAGACCGAGTTCATCGGGGAGGTAACCGGCGATGTCGTAGCCGTTTAGGTCAATACCGGCGACGACTTTGATGGTTTTGTCGTGAGGATGTGGTGCACAGTACACGCCTGTGTATTTGCATACGTCGGGTCCAACCCAGTTTGTGGTGATGTTGTTGGGGTCGGAGTAGATGACTTTTTTGAAAGCTTGGAGGGCTGTGTAAGCTTGTTGGAGCTTTGGGTTTGGAGGCAGTGAACGGTGGTGGTGATGGTGGTGGTGAGTAGCGGCGGAGGAGGAAGAGAGGTGGAGTAGAGAGAGGAGCAAGGTTTGGGAAATGATGAATGAACAATACCAAGTTGAAGCCATTGTTATTTTTGGTGGATGCTTTGTTGATCGAACTTGGTTTTTATGTAGGAAAACACGTCTTTCATTTTCATGAGAAAAGGCTTTATTCCCCTATTTAATCATGTTGTTCATATATATGATTTCGGGTTAGATAATTCGAGTTGCGTTACGTATTTAGAGTTATTAACTTTTAATCATCAATCTGAGTTAATCAGATTAATATTTAAGTTAATCAAATTACAAATAATACACGTTTAAGTAATTATAAATAGAAAGTACAATCACATTAAAACTCGAAATATATTCGGACAAAACCTATACATGATGAACTTAAACCTAGAGTAAAtcatcttttataatttcttatacaatcaatattttaattttacttatcatgtaaatttttaaataaattcgatattttttattatatctaaatataatttatatttaaataaataactacTTTTATTTTACACCGAGTATTTcttattttcaatatatatataatcacatcGACATTGATTTGTTTTTAGTAGAAGAGGACATCCCAACCCATTTTTATAGTGACAGTTAACCATTACAAAATGGTACGATTTTGCATCACATAACATTGAATTTTCATTGGGTCGTAAGTTCAAGGAATGTTGGTCATTGTTGGCCACTAACTCTTTGACCAAAACATTAATAAATTCTAATAAAATTATTCActaaatatttgtaaaaattgagtctaaaaaataaaatcgagCATTCAAATTCGTTATCTACAAAAGTAAAATAGATTCAGTTAATGAATGTTCATAGACAGAAGCggaaaatatttgtaaaaattgaGTCTAAATAATAGAATCGAGCATTCAAATTTGTTATCTACAAAAGTAAAATAGATTCAATTAATGAATGTTCATAGACAGAAGCGGAAGGTGAACAATGATCTTAACCTTTTAGAAATGAAAAGTTGCTTATATTGCCGTAAATATTGTCAATGGAACCACGGAAGTTACACATAACCAATTACgataaatagaaaaagaaatcgTAAAATGATAGCCGTAACGTCGTAATTATTGGGGAAATGGAAGAGGAGGAGCACGCTAATAAGGACTTATCTCCTTCCATGGGGAGAAATTGCAGTTGTTAGAAGTGGAGGAGGAGAAAGACAGGTTTAGACCACCTGAAGAAAAATGAAAGGGAAAACATTGCTTGGAACTCAAGGGATAATAGAAACAGAAATACATGCTTTCAGTCAATGCTCTATCATGTTTTAATCAGACAATTGCAACAAAACATGCCTCTCAACAGTTATTTTATGTTTCATCCGTTTGTAATGTTCGAGTTTctgatattttagttttttatgtttttgttgttCATGAATTTtcgttaaattttaaaatgtgatatttaaatatttaaatatttatttgaaaattatgaTACAATTTGATAAGACAACAATGTGTTATTAATTACATTTTGATTTTCAAATTAATGGAATAAATGAGATATGGGAGATAATTATATCGTGTATGTTCGGTTTGTTCGACGGACAGAAAAACTTTCCAATGGGTCAAGTCCTTTGTATCTAAAACCATATacaataacaaatatatataaatttaaatccgaaattattcaaattttaaaattctaaaacttaaaTTGATTTGATTCATATAGACTTAACTCGAAACTCAATAGATTGTAAGTCTAATATTATCTCATTGAATTTTCAATTTGGATCCTCAACattcttttataaaaatgtcatttattgttcttatataTAATTCAAGTCAAGTCCATAGATGATCAACCTAAActagtatttaattataaaatatattgcTTGATTGGTATAAGCATTGTTGTTAATACAAGAGGATGTGGGCTCAAACGCACTGAAGTCCATTATCCTCCTATATTTATAGGTTGGAGAGTGGATAGgggtagttctagacattgtgtcaaaaagaacaaatatgatcagaacttataattagattgttcaaaaaatatatataatatatattaatattttgttatattatttttagaataataataacatatttttttgGCAAAACATAGAATTTTGAAAACTCCTAGTGACAAATTTATTCGGTTTATGAACATGTCTgatcaatattttttatatatgatgTGCATTGAAAATAGAACAAacacaaatgattttttttttctatttgtcaACCATTAATATTCATATTAACTAATATGTTGTGCATTTAGTTGATcctgttaaaaattattaatttaatttgttgaaatttattatatttcttttaacaGTTAGTGGAATTCAATTATAGATATAATTTTGAAGCAATCAaacttattttgattaatttaactacaatttaattaaaaatgatgacAAAATTCCATCATGCTACAATCATGTCTTctttttaattaacttttttttcttttacttcattatttcaatttccagaacataattatttttcattttgtttagTCATCATGATTCTTTGTATTATCAAATTTTACCttgaaaaaaaagataataaaaagaaaatatttaatattttaacttttttaaggaccttttttaaatttttttttaaaaaaaaaactagctgTTTTAGGTTAGTATGactaatttgaattaattaaattgatttattcgCCGAATAGTCTTAGATTTATTCATAGATCACCTAACAGACATACATATAACATTCCATGTTTATTAAAACGTGTCATGTTTGCATGACTTAAAATGGTAACAAAAGAATGTTTTGGAGTCTACTTTCATTGTTCTTCACTACTGAAATTTTAAGTACATATGAGTTCAAAAAGTGTACATAGTTACACAAATGAATCTGCAAACTGTCATAGTTAATGGATCATGGAGTTGATTTCACAAGGGGTTCAAAGTTCTTGAATAGTCTTAGATTTATTCATAGATCACCTAACAGACATACATATAACATTCCATGTTTATTAAAACGTGTCATGTTTGCATGACTTAAAATGGTAACAAAAGAATGTTTTGGAGTCTACTTTCATTGTTCTTCACTACTGAAATTTTAAGTACATATGAGTTCAAAAAGTGTACATAGTTACACAAATGAATCTGCAAACTGTCATAGTTAATGGATCATGGAGTTGATTTCACAAGGGGTTCAAAGTTCTTGAATTGATTTCACAAGGGGTTCAAAAGTTCTTGAACAATCCCCTCCACCGTGACGCCGCCTGCCAGATGACTTGGTTTCCCTAAACCAAAATCACCTCATAAGAGTGGCAGGACTCGAAGTTGGTGTGGCAAATGAACTGATCCTTTTCTTCCTTTCTATTCTTTGGAGAACTCGTAGATGTGGCGGTTTCGGTTTTGTTGTTTCCTTGGAAGACCTGACAAAATCATACACCATCAAAACACGAACATGGCACAAATATACGAATGTCTcgaagcaaattatcaacataaaCACAATATACACCAATTGCCATGTATTTTTGTCTTACTTTTGTGGGCAGAAAGGATGATCAAACTTGGGAAGAGGCCTAGCATGGGGAACCATTGTCCTTCTAAGTTGCTTCAATGCTTTCTCTTCCTCAATCTGGTAATGGTTTTAtgacatttttttgttttaattcacGTCAAGAACTAGAATTGATAACACAAAGTTTAGGGGACTAAGAGTATATATATGCATACCATTCTAGCAGCCTCACTTTCCTCTCTGAATCTCTTGTAAACCATTTCTTTCTCTTTAATCTGTTAAAAAAAAGATTCATTATAAGAATGTTTATTGAATGGAAATATTGTTTTTTGAACGGAAATATTTATTGAATggaaatatatataaactttacaAGGGATAAAGAAACTAGAATTTACTTTTTGATCGAATTCCGCTCTATCCACTGCTCGATGATTGACATGGAGGTCGAATGCTTGCACTTGTGTTAGAGGCTTGCGAACCTTTTCAGGAACAGGAATTGGATCCCTGCATAACATTgcatgaaaagaaaagaatttaatatatgtatatgtatatgtatatgtatatgtatatgaatctTACTCTTTTAGAACCGGCTGAGCCTTAAAGATCCTCATCTGAGCTTCTTCTTTCTCCTTTCTCTGCCTTTCTTCCATCTCTCTTTTCATCTCCTCCTCGTGCCTAACCAGACTCTCCAACTGGAACGGTTCTGGTTTTGTACATTGTTTTGGTTCGGGTTTTGAAGGTAACTGAATAAGATGACACCCATTTAACTAACGTTAACTATAAATTCATGAttgacttaaaaaattaaatgaaagcaCACAAAAATTAACATACCACAGGGTAGTCAGTGGTGTATGGATATGGATTAGCCTTGGGAACCCTGGCTCTTTCTTCTTCAAACTGCTTCTCTATAATTTCCATCACgaacttcttttcttttttagcaCCTCTTTCCTGAAAGACATTTGGGGGACTTAATAAAATACTGAACTCTATGTATCTTTTTTGGTCTTATATACCATtcatgaacaaataaataaatcaaatatataccTCTGTTTGGAGATGGAATGGATTGGGAATGGTGTTTCTTGGAATTGGATCATGGCTAGATTCTGATTTCAGAGACAGCTGAAAGGAACAAACATGTAAGTTAGTGTTGCCTCAGATCAGTAGCATAATAACTATTTGGTGGATTTGTATAATTACcttatcaaataaatcaaaaactGCTGGTGGTGGTGGAATTCTCTCATGTGTTGCAAAATGGAATTCTTGAGGTATAGTCACCTGTTTCTTTGTGTTACAGAAGATTCCCAATTCTCCTTTGCTCTCAAATATCTACACAATGCAAAAACAACTAGGGTTACTTTCGCAAGTAACAAAGTTACTATCTCATACAATGCAGAATTGAAATGAAGGAGAAAGTTACCTTTTTATTCAATGGCCTTGCCTTAAATTTAGGAGCTTTTTCAAGTTCCTCCTGCTCAAGTTCAATAGAACTTTTGACCGTTATAGGTCTTGCCCTTAGAGATGTTTGAAGCACTGGGGTTTTAGGTTCTGTGAGATGAGGTTTCCATTGAGTATTCTGTAGGCAGGGAAAAAGAGAGAAGGTAAGCAATATTTAAGGTTCCAAATGAAAATGAATCACATACATGCGAGATAGTTCTCCGAACCTGGCGAGACACTTCTGTTGAAGCTACTGAAGATGTCTCTGCATTCTTACTTGCTCTAGCCATTGTCTCAAAGTGAAATTCCTGAAACTCTTGTGTCTTCGGAGTACTTCTTGGTAATGAAGGTAGTGTTGAAGCTTCAAAAATCTGCACCGGAGAAGGAAATGGGAAACAAATTAAATAGAAGCCTTATAggtaaaataaaatcttaaacggtaaagaacaaagaaagatCAGTTACACATAAACCAGATGGTACATGCATTACACCTTTTTGTTCAATGGTCTTGCTTTGAACTTCGGAATTTTAGCCATCATTTCTTCCTCAAGCTCTGCTGTGCTCTTCACCGCAACCGGACGCATTCTCTGTGCTGTTTCGAATTCGGGTTCTTTAGGCCTTGTCAATCTGAGCACTGGCATCTGAACAGTAGCAGCATTATCCTGATTAGGTAGAGAAGgaatttaaagaaagaataaaggaAACAAGGATGTGTTAGGAGTCAAAATGATGTGATTCTGTTTATTTACATTTGATGAACTGTGCGGACGTGACAAATCTCTGGTACTTGATTGGAACTTTTTCATCATTTCTGCCATTGAAACAAATAGTGCTGCTTGTTCTCGGACATAAACCTTTCTGTCCAATTTGTTGGAAGGTTGGGCCGTAGAAGAGCACAAGTTGGAACTACCACTGGTAAGGCCAAGCTTTGACTTGTGGGGCAAGTTGTGGGGCTTTACATTTAGGATCTGAGGCACATAGGGTAGCAACAAAAAGGCAAAACTTTAGATTGAAGTTACAAAATAACAGTAGTTAAAACATGGACAAAGGAAGAGGCGAGGAGCATATAAAGCACCTGTCTAGATCTTCCTCCATCTAGTTTCTGACGTTTAACGGCTTGGTTTTCTTGAGCCAAATTAGGTGTTCCAGCATTGCCATTTTTCGGCTTCAACATTGACGAATTCCGTATTGTACTAGCTATCTTTTTAGCTGTCTGATGCTTCTTGTCGCTCACCAGTTTTTTCTGAGAATTCATCAATGGTTTAGGAGTGCAAGCTTCAGTATCTACTTGCACAGTGGATTTGCTTTTCTCTTCACCACCAAGACCATTTAAATGTGATTTATTGGCTAGGGCACTAAAAGTTCAACAGAAGGGAACCAAAGATGGGATAATGAGAACCAAATTATTCATACAGAACTCAGTTAgcattgaaaatttttttaaaaccccaaggacaaacctttcattttcttgaGCACCTACGGTCCCTATGTTCTCCTTCTCTTTATTATCATTAGCAATCTGCAAAGCATTTAAATCATGAGAATAcataaaaactaaacaaaaaataataatggatgatgaaaaaaaatgaaatccaCTAATTACCTTGGTGACAATTTGTTTGATTTCAACCTTGGCCTCAGGGGGTTTAGCTTCTTCCTTTACTTTATCAGGCACCTGCTCCGCTTGAGGCTTATCTTCTAAGTTACTGTTAGGAGCTGTTGCATCCGATGATCCCGATGCCTGCagcaataatatatatatcatcatgaTTGAAAGGAGAGAAGTTGCTTTAcaagatattgaaatttaataaaggGTATATATAAAGTAATTCAAACCTTCTGCATTTGATCTTCTTCACTGAAATTGCAGAGACTCTCCATTTGAAAGGTTCTATTACCAGCCTTGATTCTAATCATAAAAGCTGCATTATGAAAAAAATGCAACAGTTTTAC contains:
- the LOC107933035 gene encoding protein TPX2 isoform X1 yields the protein MEVSTETATVTVIDELYEFSAPCFFDFTKGESEEEIRDAELWFETALSYAPSPFMIRIKAGNRTFQMESLCNFSEEDQMQKASGSSDATAPNSNLEDKPQAEQVPDKVKEEAKPPEAKVEIKQIVTKIANDNKEKENIGTVGAQENESALANKSHLNGLGGEEKSKSTVQVDTEACTPKPLMNSQKKLVSDKKHQTAKKIASTIRNSSMLKPKNGNAGTPNLAQENQAVKRQKLDGGRSRQILNVKPHNLPHKSKLGLTSGSSNLCSSTAQPSNKLDRKVYVREQAALFVSMAEMMKKFQSSTRDLSRPHSSSNDNAATVQMPVLRLTRPKEPEFETAQRMRPVAVKSTAELEEEMMAKIPKFKARPLNKKIFEASTLPSLPRSTPKTQEFQEFHFETMARASKNAETSSVASTEVSRQNTQWKPHLTEPKTPVLQTSLRARPITVKSSIELEQEELEKAPKFKARPLNKKIFESKGELGIFCNTKKQVTIPQEFHFATHERIPPPPAVFDLFDKLSLKSESSHDPIPRNTIPNPFHLQTEERGAKKEKKFVMEIIEKQFEEERARVPKANPYPYTTDYPVLPSKPEPKQCTKPEPFQLESLVRHEEEMKREMEERQRKEKEEAQMRIFKAQPVLKEDPIPVPEKVRKPLTQVQAFDLHVNHRAVDRAEFDQKIKEKEMVYKRFREESEAARMIEEEKALKQLRRTMVPHARPLPKFDHPFCPQKSSKETTKPKPPHLRVLQRIERKKRISSFATPTSSPATLMR
- the LOC107933035 gene encoding protein TPX2 isoform X2; translation: MEVSTETATVTVIDELYEFSAPCFFDFTKGESEEEIRDAELWFETALSYAPSPFMIRIKAGNRTFQMESLCNFSEEDQMQKASGSSDATAPNSNLEDKPQAEQVPDKVKEEAKPPEAKVEIKQIVTKIANDNKEKENIGTVGAQENESALANKSHLNGLGGEEKSKSTVQVDTEACTPKPLMNSQKKLVSDKKHQTAKKIASTIRNSSMLKPKNGNAGTPNLAQENQAVKRQKLDGGRSRQILNVKPHNLPHKSKLGLTSGSSNLCSSTAQPSNKLDRKVYVREQAALFVSMAEMMKKFQSSTRDLSRPHSSSNMPVLRLTRPKEPEFETAQRMRPVAVKSTAELEEEMMAKIPKFKARPLNKKIFEASTLPSLPRSTPKTQEFQEFHFETMARASKNAETSSVASTEVSRQNTQWKPHLTEPKTPVLQTSLRARPITVKSSIELEQEELEKAPKFKARPLNKKIFESKGELGIFCNTKKQVTIPQEFHFATHERIPPPPAVFDLFDKLSLKSESSHDPIPRNTIPNPFHLQTEERGAKKEKKFVMEIIEKQFEEERARVPKANPYPYTTDYPVLPSKPEPKQCTKPEPFQLESLVRHEEEMKREMEERQRKEKEEAQMRIFKAQPVLKEDPIPVPEKVRKPLTQVQAFDLHVNHRAVDRAEFDQKIKEKEMVYKRFREESEAARMIEEEKALKQLRRTMVPHARPLPKFDHPFCPQKSSKETTKPKPPHLRVLQRIERKKRISSFATPTSSPATLMR